In Blattabacterium cuenoti, the following proteins share a genomic window:
- the rplM gene encoding 50S ribosomal protein L13, whose translation MNTLSFKTVSPNEKYVIRSWFIMDAKDQILGRFSTEIANVIMGKNKIFYSPHIDCGDYVIVINSNNIRVTGKKWNNKKYVRYTGYPGGKKINIFKDLLNKDSRILIYKSVKGMLPKNRLGRLMFKKLYVYHEENHNHKAQKPIFFKKN comes from the coding sequence ATGAATACATTAAGTTTTAAAACTGTTTCACCTAATGAAAAATATGTGATAAGATCATGGTTTATTATGGACGCTAAAGATCAAATTCTTGGAAGATTTTCTACAGAAATAGCAAATGTTATAATGGGAAAAAATAAAATTTTCTATTCCCCACACATAGATTGTGGTGATTATGTTATAGTTATAAATTCTAATAATATTAGGGTAACAGGAAAAAAATGGAATAATAAAAAATATGTTCGATATACTGGTTATCCAGGAGGAAAAAAAATAAATATATTCAAAGATTTATTAAATAAAGATTCTAGAATTTTAATATATAAATCTGTTAAAGGAATGTTACCTAAAAATCGATTAGGACGTTTAATGTTTAAAAAACTTTATGTATACCATGAAGAAAATCATAATCATAAAGCTCAAAAACCTATTTTTTTTAAAAAAAATTAA
- a CDS encoding biotin--[acetyl-CoA-carboxylase] ligase gives MKKLIWPIHLILLKKVDSTNQYAKKYFSIRKKNWTIIWTINQTNGNGTENNIWYTEKYKNLTFSIILTPISPISIEKKYIINLITSNAIHKILCNHYQHYYDGLFSIKWPNDIILNNKKIGGILIENNIFLNKIYYFIIGIGLNVNQTKFDEKWNASSLKKIFQINFQLDYLLYKIVSSIQKEYFLYTKIGEKIIREYYIHHLYLKDVNSLFYFQKRKKIFKGIIRSITDKGFLVIEHNSKLYSFFNKEIQIIR, from the coding sequence TTGAAAAAATTAATTTGGCCTATACATCTAATTTTATTAAAAAAAGTTGATTCTACCAATCAATATGCAAAAAAATATTTTTCTATTAGAAAAAAAAACTGGACTATTATTTGGACAATCAATCAAACTAATGGAAATGGAACTGAAAATAATATATGGTATACAGAAAAATATAAAAACTTAACTTTCAGTATTATATTAACACCTATTTCTCCAATTTCCATAGAAAAAAAATACATTATAAATCTTATTACTAGCAATGCTATACACAAAATATTATGTAATCATTACCAACACTATTATGATGGTTTATTCTCTATTAAATGGCCTAATGATATTATATTAAATAATAAAAAAATAGGAGGTATTTTAATAGAAAATAATATTTTTTTAAATAAGATTTATTATTTTATTATAGGAATAGGATTAAATGTTAATCAAACAAAGTTTGACGAAAAATGGAATGCCAGTTCTCTAAAAAAAATTTTTCAAATAAATTTTCAATTAGATTACTTACTTTATAAAATAGTATCATCTATACAAAAAGAATATTTTTTATATACAAAAATAGGAGAAAAAATTATAAGGGAATATTATATACATCATTTATATTTAAAAGACGTAAATTCTCTTTTTTATTTTCAAAAAAGAAAAAAAATATTCAAAGGAATTATTAGATCTATAACAGATAAAGGTTTTTTAGTTATTGAACATAATAGTAAACTATATTCCTTTTTTAATAAAGAAATACAAATTATCCGGTAA
- the ftsH gene encoding ATP-dependent zinc metalloprotease FtsH, producing MINKKIKSKNSFFWIYAVIFAIFLGIFFFKSSFSTPKKIDQDTFFDILSKGEVQKILVKHKETVLVYLKKDAFLEGSNTYRDFSNENERKFFTTYPLQYEFEIGDLQFFQKKFEEYKNKYNIVATIDFKNQQEYTITKFFFDYGVFFILLIFFWIFIFRRIGATGGGAGGQIFNIGKSKAKLFDENDDVKITFKDVAGLDGAKEEVQEIVDFLKSPQKYTKLGGKIPKGALLIGPPGTGKTLLAKAVAGEAKVPFFSLSGSDFVEMFVGVGASRVRDLFEKAKEKSPCIIFIDEIDAIGRARGKSSIAGSNDERENTLNQLLTEMDGFGTNTNVIVLAATNRSDILDQALLRPGRFDRTIIVDTPELNERKEIFCVHLKRLVLSNNVDIDFLARQTPGFSGADIANVCNESALIAARKNRSEIISQDFLDAIDRIIGGLEKKNKIIKPNEKKRIAYHEAGHATISWLLEHAAPLVKVTIVPRGRTLGSAWYLPEERQLTTPEQMKDEICTLLAGRSAEEIIFSSISTGALNDLERVTKQAQSMVVIFGLNDKIGNISYYDSTGQNEFSFSKPYSEKTAQIIDEEISKIITEQYQRAKKILKNNEKKLSMLANQLLEKEVLFREDLKKIFGERPYPDEIGDMLSTVNSNP from the coding sequence ATGATAAATAAAAAAATAAAAAGTAAGAATAGTTTTTTTTGGATATATGCGGTTATATTTGCTATATTTTTAGGAATATTTTTTTTTAAATCTTCTTTTTCTACTCCTAAAAAAATAGATCAGGATACTTTTTTTGATATTTTATCAAAAGGTGAAGTCCAAAAGATTTTGGTAAAACATAAGGAAACAGTCCTTGTTTATTTAAAAAAAGATGCTTTTCTCGAAGGATCAAATACATATCGTGATTTCAGTAACGAAAATGAAAGAAAGTTTTTTACAACATATCCATTACAATACGAATTTGAAATAGGAGATTTACAATTTTTTCAAAAAAAGTTTGAAGAATATAAAAATAAATATAATATAGTTGCTACTATAGATTTTAAAAATCAGCAAGAATACACTATAACTAAATTCTTTTTTGATTATGGAGTCTTTTTCATTCTTTTAATTTTTTTTTGGATTTTTATTTTCAGAAGGATAGGAGCAACAGGTGGAGGGGCTGGAGGACAAATATTTAATATTGGAAAATCTAAAGCAAAATTATTTGATGAAAATGATGATGTGAAAATTACATTTAAAGATGTCGCAGGGTTAGATGGAGCAAAAGAGGAGGTTCAAGAAATCGTTGACTTTTTAAAAAGTCCTCAAAAATATACTAAATTAGGAGGAAAAATTCCAAAAGGAGCTTTATTAATAGGTCCACCAGGAACAGGAAAAACATTATTAGCAAAAGCTGTAGCTGGGGAAGCTAAAGTTCCATTTTTTTCTTTATCAGGATCTGATTTTGTAGAAATGTTTGTGGGAGTTGGAGCGTCTAGAGTTAGGGATTTATTTGAAAAAGCTAAGGAAAAATCTCCATGTATAATTTTTATTGATGAAATAGATGCTATAGGAAGAGCTAGAGGAAAGAGTAGTATAGCAGGATCTAATGATGAAAGAGAGAATACTTTAAATCAGTTATTAACAGAAATGGATGGGTTTGGAACAAATACTAATGTTATTGTATTAGCAGCTACTAATAGATCTGATATTTTAGATCAGGCATTACTTCGTCCTGGACGCTTTGATCGTACAATAATAGTAGATACTCCTGAATTAAATGAAAGAAAAGAAATATTTTGTGTTCATCTAAAAAGATTAGTATTATCTAATAATGTAGATATAGATTTTTTAGCTAGGCAAACTCCTGGATTTAGTGGAGCTGATATAGCAAATGTTTGTAATGAATCAGCTCTTATTGCCGCAAGAAAAAATAGATCAGAGATAATAAGTCAAGATTTTTTAGACGCTATAGATCGTATTATAGGAGGACTGGAGAAAAAAAATAAAATTATAAAACCAAATGAGAAAAAAAGAATAGCTTATCATGAAGCAGGTCACGCAACTATAAGTTGGTTATTAGAACATGCAGCTCCATTAGTCAAAGTTACCATAGTACCAAGAGGTAGAACTTTAGGGTCTGCATGGTATCTTCCAGAAGAAAGGCAATTAACAACTCCTGAACAAATGAAAGATGAAATATGTACATTATTAGCAGGTAGATCTGCTGAAGAAATTATTTTTAGTAGTATCTCTACTGGAGCTTTAAATGATTTAGAAAGAGTAACTAAACAAGCTCAATCAATGGTAGTTATTTTTGGACTAAATGATAAAATAGGAAATATATCTTATTATGACTCTACAGGTCAAAATGAATTTAGTTTTTCTAAACCTTATAGTGAAAAAACAGCTCAAATTATAGATGAAGAAATATCGAAAATTATAACAGAACAATATCAAAGAGCAAAAAAAATATTGAAAAATAACGAGAAAAAATTATCTATGCTTGCTAACCAACTATTAGAAAAAGAAGTTCTTTTTAGAGAAGATTTGAAAAAAATATTTGGAGAAAGACCTTACCCAGATGAAATTGGTGATATGTTAAGTACTGTTAATAGTAATCCTTGA
- a CDS encoding phosphatidate cytidylyltransferase, translated as MNKYFNSNFIIRCITGFLYVIIILFSIEKGGKFFRIVMMLLSFICLFEYLMICQTEMYLIKIVSFFFIISILIDLLIKKGLISYMICFIPYSTIFFIIQLFSKKYSHKEKIERVSRLIFGLVYIIIPFYLANYIYDTAVYGKELILGTFILVWINDSFSYLIGKKWGKRKIAISISPKKSIEGFIGGFFSCLILGFLLYNKWEEIYWIILSFVIPFFATIGDLVESTIKRSFCVKNSGIFFPGHGGFLDRLDSFIFVMPIITTIVASISYFF; from the coding sequence ATGAATAAATATTTTAATTCAAACTTCATAATAAGGTGTATCACTGGTTTTCTTTACGTTATTATAATATTATTTTCTATTGAAAAAGGAGGAAAATTTTTTAGAATAGTTATGATGTTATTGTCTTTTATTTGTTTATTTGAATATTTGATGATTTGTCAAACTGAAATGTATTTAATTAAAATTGTTTCTTTTTTTTTCATAATTTCTATATTGATAGACCTTCTCATTAAAAAAGGATTAATATCATATATGATATGTTTTATTCCTTATTCTACAATTTTTTTTATCATTCAATTATTTTCAAAAAAATATTCTCATAAAGAAAAAATAGAACGAGTAAGCCGTTTAATTTTTGGGTTAGTTTATATTATAATTCCTTTTTATTTAGCTAATTATATATACGATACAGCTGTATACGGAAAAGAATTGATTTTAGGAACTTTTATTTTAGTGTGGATAAATGATTCTTTTTCCTATCTGATAGGAAAAAAATGGGGGAAAAGAAAAATAGCAATATCCATTTCTCCTAAAAAATCTATAGAAGGGTTTATTGGAGGATTTTTTTCCTGTTTAATTTTAGGTTTTTTATTATATAATAAATGGGAAGAAATATATTGGATTATTTTATCTTTTGTTATTCCATTTTTTGCTACTATTGGAGATCTTGTAGAATCAACAATAAAAAGATCTTTTTGTGTAAAAAATTCAGGAATTTTTTTTCCTGGTCATGGGGGGTTTTTAGATAGATTGGATAGTTTTATTTTTGTAATGCCTATTATTACAACTATAGTAGCTAGTATTAGCTATTTTTTCTAA
- a CDS encoding phosphatidylserine decarboxylase family protein has translation MTIHKEGYSFLIWTFLMLILLIIFSFFLFSKLLYSFIFMFLIIIFYSFLIFFFRNPKIDLQKINKEENVVISPADGKIIELKKVFEKEFLNKNCICVSIFMSLFDVHVNRYPVSGKVIYSKYHPGKYMVAWLSKSSLKNEHTTIVVNTKENKKILFRQIAGFLARRIVLYAKNNFFVKKGEEFGFIKFGSRIDIFIPENSIIKVKKGERVTGGITKISIIR, from the coding sequence ATGACCATTCATAAAGAAGGATACTCATTTTTAATATGGACATTTCTAATGTTAATATTACTGATAATTTTTTCTTTTTTTTTATTTTCTAAACTTCTTTATTCTTTTATTTTTATGTTTTTAATTATAATATTTTATTCTTTCTTAATTTTTTTTTTCAGGAATCCAAAAATAGATTTACAAAAAATAAACAAGGAAGAAAATGTAGTAATATCTCCTGCTGACGGAAAAATAATAGAATTAAAAAAAGTTTTTGAAAAGGAATTTTTGAATAAAAATTGTATATGTGTATCTATTTTTATGTCTTTATTCGATGTACACGTTAATAGATATCCAGTTTCTGGAAAAGTTATTTATTCTAAGTATCATCCTGGAAAATATATGGTAGCTTGGTTAAGTAAATCATCATTGAAAAACGAACATACAACTATAGTTGTAAATACAAAAGAAAATAAAAAAATTCTTTTTAGACAAATAGCTGGATTTTTAGCTCGTCGTATTGTTTTATATGCAAAAAATAACTTTTTTGTAAAAAAAGGTGAAGAATTTGGATTTATTAAATTTGGATCTAGAATAGATATTTTTATTCCTGAAAATTCTATAATAAAAGTGAAAAAGGGAGAACGGGTTACTGGAGGAATAACCAAAATTTCTATAATTCGTTAA
- the rpsI gene encoding 30S ribosomal protein S9 has product MIHSIGRRKRSLARIYLKLGNGLITVNNKNLEDYFPSYIHQKIIYPIKIADKLNQLDINIKVVGGGFNGQAEAVCLAISRALCVMDEKNRKKLKPEGLLTRDSREVERKKFGQKKARKKYQFSKR; this is encoded by the coding sequence ATGATTCATTCTATAGGAAGAAGAAAGAGGTCTCTTGCTCGCATTTATTTAAAATTAGGAAATGGTTTAATAACTGTTAATAATAAAAATTTAGAAGATTATTTTCCTAGTTACATTCATCAAAAAATTATATACCCTATAAAAATTGCAGATAAATTAAATCAGTTAGATATAAATATCAAAGTTGTTGGTGGAGGATTTAATGGCCAAGCAGAAGCTGTCTGTCTTGCGATTTCTCGTGCTCTTTGTGTTATGGATGAAAAAAACAGAAAAAAATTAAAACCTGAAGGTTTATTAACACGTGATTCTAGAGAAGTAGAAAGAAAAAAATTTGGACAGAAAAAAGCTAGAAAAAAATATCAGTTTTCAAAACGATAG
- the rsfS gene encoding ribosome silencing factor, protein MLLNIIIEGIQIVKGENLSVIDLQKKGNFICDYFIICNGDSKNQVYAIYQSIEKFTIERLNEKPWHTEGSRNSEWILVDYISIVVHVFQTKKRYYYDIESLWK, encoded by the coding sequence TTGTTATTAAATATAATTATAGAAGGAATTCAGATTGTTAAAGGAGAAAATTTATCTGTAATAGATCTACAAAAAAAAGGAAACTTTATTTGTGATTATTTTATAATCTGTAATGGTGATTCAAAAAATCAAGTTTATGCTATATATCAATCTATAGAAAAATTTACAATCGAAAGATTAAATGAGAAACCTTGGCATACAGAAGGTTCAAGAAATAGTGAATGGATTTTAGTGGATTATATTTCTATTGTTGTTCATGTATTTCAAACAAAGAAAAGATATTATTATGATATAGAAAGTCTTTGGAAATAG
- the dnaK gene encoding molecular chaperone DnaK: MSKIIGIDLGTTNSCVAVMEINDPVVIPNSEGKRTTPSIVAFVEGGERKIGDPAKRQAVTNPHKTIFSIKRFMGRMYSEVTEELKHIPYKIIRGENNTPRVDIGGRLYAPQEISAMILQKMKKTAEDYLGIEINRAVITVPAYFNDAQRQATKEAGEIAGLKVERIINEPTAAALAYGLDKSNQNKKIVVYDLGGGTFDVSILELGDGVFEVLSTNGDTHLGGDDFDQVIIDYFSNEFKSKEGLDLRKDPMALQRLKEASEKAKIELSSSNQTEVNLPYITATDSGPKHLVITLTKSKFEQLSEKLIQRSITPCSKALKDANLTIKDIDEVILVGGSTRIPKVQEEVKKFFNKKPSKGVNQDEVVAIGAAIQGGVLTGDVQDVLLLDVTPLSLGIETLGGVYTKLIDSNTTIPTKKSEIFSTAADNQSAVTIRVGQGERPMFKDNKEIGRFDLVDIPPAPRGIPQIEVIFDIDANGILNVSAKDKGTGKEQSIRIETSSGLNQEEIERMKSEAKKNAQKDEKIKEEIDKLNAADTQIFQTEKQLKDYGSKLSEDNKNNIKNSLEELKKAHSKKDISAIDNSMKNLNEAWAKASKNLYNEGKKNNNDKSSNQNTEGKNGKNNENVQDVDYEEVK, encoded by the coding sequence ATGAGTAAAATTATAGGAATAGACTTAGGAACCACAAATTCTTGTGTAGCTGTAATGGAAATTAATGATCCTGTTGTTATACCAAATTCAGAAGGGAAAAGAACTACTCCATCTATAGTTGCTTTTGTTGAAGGAGGAGAAAGAAAAATAGGAGATCCAGCTAAAAGGCAGGCAGTCACTAATCCTCATAAAACTATTTTTTCTATTAAAAGATTTATGGGAAGAATGTATTCAGAAGTAACTGAAGAATTGAAACATATTCCTTATAAAATAATAAGAGGGGAAAATAATACACCTCGTGTAGACATAGGAGGAAGATTATATGCGCCACAAGAAATATCTGCAATGATTTTACAAAAAATGAAAAAAACAGCTGAAGATTATTTAGGAATAGAAATAAACAGAGCTGTAATTACAGTTCCAGCATATTTTAATGATGCTCAAAGACAGGCTACAAAAGAAGCTGGAGAAATTGCAGGGTTAAAAGTGGAGAGAATTATAAATGAACCAACAGCTGCTGCTTTAGCTTATGGTTTAGATAAAAGTAATCAAAATAAAAAGATTGTTGTATATGATTTAGGAGGAGGAACTTTTGATGTTTCTATTTTAGAGTTAGGAGATGGAGTTTTTGAGGTTCTTTCAACTAATGGAGATACTCATCTAGGAGGAGATGATTTTGATCAAGTAATTATTGATTATTTTTCCAATGAATTTAAATCTAAAGAAGGGTTAGATTTAAGAAAAGATCCTATGGCGTTACAACGTTTAAAAGAAGCTTCTGAAAAAGCGAAAATAGAATTATCTTCTTCTAATCAAACAGAAGTTAATCTTCCGTATATTACTGCCACAGATTCTGGTCCAAAACATTTAGTTATAACTTTAACTAAGTCAAAATTTGAACAATTATCAGAAAAATTGATACAAAGATCTATTACTCCATGTTCTAAAGCATTAAAAGATGCAAATTTAACAATAAAGGATATTGATGAAGTAATTTTGGTAGGAGGTTCTACACGTATACCTAAAGTACAAGAAGAAGTTAAAAAATTTTTTAATAAAAAACCATCTAAAGGAGTAAATCAAGATGAAGTAGTAGCTATTGGAGCTGCTATACAAGGTGGAGTTTTAACAGGAGACGTTCAAGATGTGTTACTATTAGACGTTACTCCATTATCTTTAGGAATTGAAACATTAGGAGGAGTTTATACAAAATTAATTGATTCTAATACTACTATTCCTACTAAAAAATCTGAAATATTTTCTACAGCAGCTGATAATCAATCAGCAGTAACTATAAGGGTAGGACAAGGAGAGAGACCTATGTTTAAAGATAATAAAGAAATAGGAAGGTTTGACTTAGTAGATATACCACCTGCTCCTAGAGGGATCCCTCAAATAGAGGTAATTTTTGATATAGATGCTAATGGAATACTTAATGTCTCTGCAAAAGATAAAGGAACTGGAAAAGAACAATCAATAAGAATTGAGACATCTTCAGGTTTAAATCAAGAAGAAATAGAAAGAATGAAAAGTGAAGCAAAAAAAAATGCTCAAAAAGATGAAAAGATTAAAGAAGAAATAGATAAGTTAAATGCTGCAGATACTCAAATTTTTCAAACAGAGAAACAATTAAAAGATTATGGGAGTAAGTTATCAGAGGATAATAAAAATAATATAAAAAATTCTTTAGAAGAGTTAAAAAAAGCTCATTCTAAAAAAGATATTTCTGCTATTGATAATAGTATGAAAAATTTAAATGAAGCATGGGCTAAAGCATCTAAAAATTTATATAATGAAGGAAAGAAAAACAATAATGATAAATCTAGTAATCAAAATACCGAAGGTAAAAATGGAAAAAATAACGAAAATGTACAAGATGTAGATTATGAAGAAGTAAAATAA